From Rutidosis leptorrhynchoides isolate AG116_Rl617_1_P2 chromosome 3, CSIRO_AGI_Rlap_v1, whole genome shotgun sequence, a single genomic window includes:
- the LOC139897554 gene encoding DEAD-box ATP-dependent RNA helicase 17 isoform X2, producing MVLLVYENLQKLLHRFHWIVPGYIMGGENRSKEKARLRKGISILVATPGRLLDHLKHTSSFVHKNMRWIIFDEADRILELGFGKEIEEILDILGSKDTEFARQNLLLSATLNEKVNHLANISLDNPIMIGLVDKKLQQQHNKKVTLFDNAIEKLENSFKVMIKSDEEYKLPAQLNQRYVKVPCGSRLVVLLSVLKSLFTGEASQKIVVFFSTCDAVDFHHALISQFRGLSNSKSDVETSELFVKCNILRLHGNMKHEDRVKTFNAFKTEKSALLLSTDVSARGLDFPKVRCIIQYDSPGEATEYVHRVGRTARLGEKGDSLLFLQPIEADYLEELKKHGVMLTEYPLVKLLDSFPLHGPKHHARKFVSIEMHPWVVSLQRSLESFIFAEAKLKKLAQCAFCSWVRAYSAHRGELKSIFMVKKLHLGHVAKSFALKEQPSLVGRSLQKKHTEKRKRDQKTHKVKEGLKRKRAMINEDD from the exons GAATATCTATTCTTGTTGCGACTCCGGGACGTCTGTTGGATCATTTAAAGCACACATCATCTTTTGTACATAAGAATATGCGCTGGATAATATTTGATGAGGCAGACAG GATACTGGAATTAGGATTTGGTAAAGAGATAGAAGAGATACTTGATATTTTGGGTTCAAAAGATACCGAATTTGCGAGACAAAATCTGCTCTTGTCAGCTACTTTAAATGAAAAGGTCAATCATCTTGCAAATATTAGTCTGGACAATCCAATAATGATTGGTCTTGTTGATAAGAAATTACAACAGCAGCACAATAAGAAAGTTACTTTGTTTGATAATGCGATTGAAAAACTAGAGAATTCTTTTAAAGTTATGATTAAATCAGACGAGGAATATAAGCTTCCAGCTCAACTTAATCAGAGATATGTTAAAG TACCATGTGGTTCTCGCCTTGTTGTGCTGCTTTCTGTTCTAAAGAGTCTGTTCACTGGAGAAGCGTCTCAAAAG ATTGTGGTATTTTTCTCAACATGTGATGCTGTAGATTTTCATCACGCACTCATTAGTCAATTTCGCGGACTATCAAATTCGAAATCAGATGTAGAAACGAGTGAGCTGTTTGTGAAATGTAACATATTAAGGTTACACGGAAACATGAAGCATGAAGATCGTGTGAAAACGTTTAATGCTTTTAAAACTGAAAAATCAGCTCTTTTGTTGTCAACCGATGTTTCTGCCAGAGGCTTAGACTTTCCAAAAGTTCGATGCATTATACAGTACGATTCCCCTGGGGAGGCAACTGAATATGTTCACAG GGTTGGAAGAACGGCTCGTTTGGGTGAAAAGGGAGATTCTTTGTTATTTTTACAACCCATTGAAGCTGATTACCTGGAAGAGCTTAAGAAACATGGTGTGATGTTAACCGAATACCCACTTGTCAAACTTTTGGATAGTTTCCCGTTACATGGTCCGAAACATCATGCCAGAAAATTTGTTTCGATCGAGATGCATCCATGGGTAGTTTCTCTACAAAGGTCCCTTGAATCCTTCATCTTCGCCGAG GCGAAGTTGAAGAAGCTAGCACAATGTGCATTTTGTTCGTGGGTGCGCGCGTACAGTGCTCATCGTGGGGAGTTGAAGAGTATATTCATGGTGAAGAAGCTTCATTTGGGACACGTGGCAAAAAGTTTTGCACTCAAAGAGCAGCCCTCATTGGTTGGCAGATCACTTCAAAAGAAACACACGGAAAAAAGGAAAAGGGACCAGAAAACACACAAAGTAAAGGAAGGTTTGAAAAGGAAAAGAGCGATGATTAATGAG GATGATTGA